The DNA sequence CCTTTCAGCTCCATCTCAGCAAGTAACGAAATCCCCGAATCCAATGAACCCATCTTACAAAATGCCTTGATAACTGTATTATATGAGAACAAATCTGGTTCAATATCCAATTCCTTTGGCAATTTCCTAAACAAATCATTAGCCTTGTCAAATTTTCGGGAGTTGACACACGCTGCCAGCAGCGCATTGAAGGATAATACCGTCCTTTTGCAATTTCTCCCGGGCATTTCATCGAACGTTTTGTAGGCATTATCGAGCATGCCTGATTTCCCATAAAGTGCAATCAAACGCGCATTAAAACCTTCTTTGGATATATCTTTATACTTCTTTTGGTCCTCGAGGATTTCCTCGATCCAACGAAAACGTTTGGCAGCGGCGAGGCGGCTAACAATTCCTTCATAAATGTCGGTATGGGTCCGGAAGCGGTTGTTTTCagaaaattttttgaatttctgCACGAGGCGCTTCAAGTTGCGCTCTTCGTAGAGAACAGTAAATGGGGATTTTATAGACGCGGATGCGGAGGCCGTGTCCGTTGCGGTGGCGGTGCTGGTGGTAAGCTGGACAGATGATGAGAACGTGCGGCGTAGGATGCGATATGTAGACATTACTTTCTGGATTAATGGATTCAGCCTCCTGGCTCTGGTAGTGGTATACCTCGGTGAAGCAGCTAGCATTCCAGGGTTCAATAGAGGGAGAGCGGCTCAAACGTTTAACACGACATAAATTATTGATTAATccgaaaaataattaaatctttttgtttaaaagaaaattgaaaatttgacgaggaaaatttaatatctctaaaatttatttaaatatatttatttttagattaattcgatttttttaattaatataattatagataaatatataattaaaattttaattaataatttatcaattttggATTCGCCTGTACTATGTGATGCAAGTAAAAAGCTGGCTTAATTGTATTTCTTTATgaataaaatcaattatatgATTTGTGAAGATAGATAAAAGCTCAAATTCCAACCCAAGAAGAAACACCTGCTTAGATATAAGCTCCATAAAAAGCTTGGCTTTGCATCTTTTTGGACCACATAACACATTAACACATATTTAGCATGGCCATGGATGGCTTGAAGAATAAAAATGCACTTTGACTGCCACAGAATATTATCTCCCTACTCTGGTAACTCATGCATTTTCCACTTtcccattaaagaaaaattattctATACAATCGTTGTACGtacaaatatatattaatcattGATTATGATGGACCTATGAAACTTATTATAAGCAAAAATTTCTCCGCTTTTCAAGGCATTGGAGCAACAGAAGCAACAACAGCACAAGCCCAAACAACACTGTAACAG is a window from the Manihot esculenta cultivar AM560-2 chromosome 16, M.esculenta_v8, whole genome shotgun sequence genome containing:
- the LOC110603413 gene encoding pentatricopeptide repeat-containing protein At1g55890, mitochondrial, whose protein sequence is MLAASPRYTTTRARRLNPLIQKVMSTYRILRRTFSSSVQLTTSTATATDTASASASIKSPFTVLYEERNLKRLVQKFKKFSENNRFRTHTDIYEGIVSRLAAAKRFRWIEEILEDQKKYKDISKEGFNARLIALYGKSGMLDNAYKTFDEMPGRNCKRTVLSFNALLAACVNSRKFDKANDLFRKLPKELDIEPDLFSYNTVIKAFCKMGSLDSGISLLAEMELKGVQPDLITFNTLLNGFYANGQFVDGERIWSQMVQKNISPDIWSYNAKLLGFALEKRTKDAVELVEEIKDKGIKLNVVSCNALIRGFVKEENLEEAKRWYSEIGNSECKPDKFTFTTLIPFVCEKNDLGFAFELSKVIISRNCLVDRALLQRVVDGLVKKSKIEEAKELVQLGNDNGYCRYKLMLSSDY